A single genomic interval of Plantibacter sp. Leaf314 harbors:
- the ligD gene encoding non-homologous end-joining DNA ligase → MASTAIVLTVPGPHGDREVRLSSPERVLWEEPGITKQELAEYLIEVAPAFLTANGDRPVSLQRFPGGVDGEWFFSKNPPKGAPAYVRAVDVVYPSGRQHPQLVLDEAAAVVWAAQMNTVVFHPWPSRAADPDRPDELRIDLDPQPGTDFADAFRVAASLRELLTEVGLTGFVKTSGNRGVHVFAPIEPEHEFLDVRHAVIAAARELERRDPSRVTTSWWKEERGERIFVDYNQANRDRTMAGAYSPRALAAATVSCPVTWDELPEVDPGAFTVRTVPERLRSVGDPWAGMHDHPGRIDVLLQWWERDLEQGLGELPFPPDFPKMPGEPPRVQPSRAKLPEE, encoded by the coding sequence ATGGCCAGCACCGCGATCGTCCTCACCGTCCCCGGACCGCACGGCGACCGGGAGGTGCGGCTGTCGAGTCCCGAGCGCGTGCTCTGGGAGGAGCCCGGCATCACCAAGCAGGAGCTCGCCGAGTACCTCATCGAGGTGGCGCCGGCGTTCCTCACCGCCAACGGCGACCGGCCCGTGTCGCTGCAACGTTTCCCGGGCGGTGTCGACGGCGAGTGGTTCTTCTCGAAGAACCCGCCGAAGGGCGCTCCCGCGTATGTGCGTGCGGTGGACGTCGTGTACCCGAGCGGGCGGCAGCACCCGCAGCTCGTCCTCGATGAGGCGGCAGCGGTCGTCTGGGCGGCGCAGATGAACACCGTCGTCTTCCATCCATGGCCGTCGCGGGCGGCCGACCCCGATCGGCCCGACGAGCTGCGGATCGACCTCGACCCGCAGCCGGGCACGGACTTCGCCGACGCCTTCCGCGTGGCCGCCTCGCTGCGGGAGCTGCTGACGGAGGTCGGGTTGACCGGCTTCGTGAAGACCTCCGGGAACCGAGGGGTCCACGTGTTCGCCCCCATCGAGCCGGAGCACGAGTTCCTGGACGTCCGTCACGCCGTGATCGCCGCGGCGCGCGAACTGGAGCGGCGGGATCCGTCCCGGGTGACGACCTCCTGGTGGAAGGAGGAACGCGGCGAGCGCATCTTCGTCGACTACAACCAGGCGAACCGCGACCGGACCATGGCGGGCGCCTACAGTCCGCGCGCCCTGGCGGCGGCGACGGTCTCGTGCCCGGTCACCTGGGACGAGCTGCCGGAGGTCGACCCTGGCGCGTTCACGGTCAGGACGGTGCCCGAGCGGTTGCGGTCGGTCGGCGACCCGTGGGCGGGGATGCATGATCACCCTGGACGGATCGACGTCCTCCTGCAGTGGTGGGAGCGGGACCTCGAGCAGGGCCTGGGCGAGCTCCCGTTCCCTCCCGACTTCCCGAAGATGCCGGGGGAGCCGCCGCGGGTGCAGCCGAGTCGGGCGAAGCTCCCCGAGGAGTGA
- a CDS encoding NAD(P)-dependent alcohol dehydrogenase codes for MTTVAAIIKPTADAPFEVGSIERRAPRANDVVIDVLYAGICHSDIHQAREEWGKAIFPMVPGHEIAGVVTEVGEGVTKHRVGDRVGIGCFVDSCRECENCVAGEEQFCLKGNVATYNGREYDGEPTYGGYSKQIVADENYVLSIPEGIELDVAAPLLCAGITTYSPLKHWGAGPGKQVAIVGMGGLGHMGVKIAHALGAEVTVLSQTTSKEADGKRFGADHYYATGEEGTLQSLRGRFDLIINTVSADLDIDAYLSTLKLNGSMVFVGLPENTQQFRVFSLVGGRRSLAGSNIGGIRETQEMLDFCAEHGIGSEIELIGADEVEGAYDRVVRSDVRYRFVIDTATIG; via the coding sequence ATGACCACCGTCGCCGCCATCATCAAGCCCACTGCCGACGCCCCCTTCGAGGTCGGTTCGATCGAGCGCCGCGCTCCGCGGGCCAACGACGTCGTCATCGACGTCCTCTACGCCGGCATCTGCCACAGCGACATCCACCAGGCCCGCGAGGAGTGGGGCAAGGCCATCTTCCCGATGGTGCCCGGTCACGAGATCGCCGGTGTCGTCACCGAGGTCGGCGAGGGCGTCACGAAGCACCGGGTCGGCGACCGCGTCGGCATCGGCTGTTTCGTCGACTCCTGCCGCGAGTGCGAGAACTGCGTCGCCGGCGAGGAGCAGTTCTGCCTCAAGGGCAACGTCGCCACCTACAACGGACGCGAGTACGACGGCGAGCCCACCTACGGCGGGTACAGCAAGCAGATCGTGGCCGACGAGAACTACGTGTTGAGCATCCCCGAGGGCATCGAGCTCGACGTGGCGGCTCCGCTGCTGTGCGCCGGGATCACCACCTACTCCCCGCTGAAGCACTGGGGTGCCGGTCCCGGCAAGCAGGTCGCGATCGTCGGCATGGGTGGCCTCGGCCACATGGGCGTGAAGATCGCTCACGCACTCGGCGCCGAGGTCACCGTCCTCAGCCAGACGACCTCCAAGGAGGCCGACGGCAAGCGCTTCGGAGCGGACCACTACTACGCCACCGGCGAGGAAGGCACGCTGCAGTCGCTCCGTGGCCGGTTCGACCTCATCATCAACACGGTCTCGGCCGACCTCGACATCGACGCGTACCTGTCGACGCTGAAGCTCAACGGCTCGATGGTCTTCGTCGGCCTGCCGGAGAACACCCAGCAGTTCCGTGTGTTCTCGCTCGTGGGAGGCCGCCGCTCGCTCGCAGGCTCGAACATCGGTGGCATCCGCGAGACGCAGGAGATGCTCGACTTCTGCGCCGAGCACGGCATCGGTTCGGAGATCGAGCTCATCGGCGCCGACGAGGTCGAGGGCGCGTACGACCGCGTCGTCCGCAGCGACGTCCGCTACCGCTTCGTCATCGACACGGCGACGATCGGCTGA